Within Oscillospiraceae bacterium, the genomic segment AACGACCGGCGTCGACAAGTATATCGCGCTTTCGTCGGAGAGCGGCGCGTCTCTCGAAAAGGACTTCGGGCAGCCGATAGACGGCCGCGCGATTTTCGAATTCAAAGTAAAGCCGTCCCGAGAGGACAACGCCGCCGCCGTGAGGCTGACAGGGGCTTCCGACGCCGTGGCCGTGATGCTGACGTTTAGCGCCGACGGTTCTCTCTACGCAAATGACGGCGGCTCGCAAACCAAAATCCTGCCGTACCGCGCCGATACGTGGTATACGGTCAAGATCGCGGCGGATCTCAACGCCGGCGTGTACGACCTGTGGGTCAATCAGCTGCGCAAGGCCGAATCGCTCGCGGCGGCGGCCCCCGGCGGCGTGCGGAAACTGGCGTTTTCCGCAGAAGGCGAGGGAAGCCTTTCGATAGACAACGTGAAGGCCTACGACGACACGGAGGAGTATCTGTTTGAGGAAAGCTTCGGCGCTGCGGATTTTGTCCCCGACGGATGGCTCTTTACAAACCCGCGGGCCGCCGGAGTCGCCGACGTCCCGTTCGCGTCGGATAAGAGTCTCGCGCTCACCGCCGACGGCTCGGCCGCCAAGGCGACAAGGCGAATCCCGGAGACATCCGGTGTGGTCAGCTTCGAAACCAAAGTGAAGCTCTCGAACGCCGGGTTTGCCGCGGCGCCCGTAATCACCGACGATCAGAACCGTGTGGCCGCCGCCGTCGCGTTCTATCGGAACAATCTCTACGCCGTAAACGGCGACAATTGGATCAAGATCATAGACGGCGAATCTCCCTGGGCTTACTACCCCGCAGACAACTGGTACCTGATCAAAATCACCCTCAACACCTACACCAACCGCTACGACCTCTATGTGGACGGCGCGTCTAGAATGAAAGGGCTCTCGTTTGTGCAGGACGTTGATTCCGTCAGCCGCGTTGCGTATACCCTCATTGACGATAACGTCTGCTATGTCAACAGCCTCAGCGCGTATAAAGGTTTCGATCTTGGCGGCGGGCTGATCGACAAAGAACGCGTACTGAACGTCAAAGACGCCCCCTATAACGCCAAAGGGGACGGAATGACCGACGACACGGAAGCGATCCAAGCCGCTCTCGACGACGCGGCTTTCACCGGCCGGACGGTTCTTGTGGATGGCGGCGCGTTCCTTACCAGCACGCTCTCGGTGCGCAGCGACACGACGCTTTATGTCAGCCAAACCGCGTCGATACTGGGCGTGCAGGACAAAAACAACTACCCGCTGATCGAAACGTGTGAGGGCCTTGTCAACCACGCGCAGATCGGGCGCGGACTGGTGTTTACCGAAAACGCCTCGAACGTCCGCATTGAGGGCGGCGGCGTGATTGACGGCAACGGTTTGTATGGGTACAAGGTCAATGACCCGCCGCAAAACCAACGGCTCCAGCTGGCACGCCCGTGCGTCATACTGTCCGTATTGTCTCACGATGTGACGATACAAAATGTCAGCCTCATACGCAGCGCGTTCTGGACGCTTGTGCCGATGGAGTCTGAAAACGTCGCCATTCGCAACGTCAACGTCAACAGCATAAACAACACGCCAAACCGCGACGGAATCGACCCCGTTGACGTGGTAAACCTGACCATCGAGAACTGCAACATCTTGGCGGGCGACGACGGGTTGTGCTTCAAAACGTCCAGTTTTCACGGCAATCGCAATGTGGACGTATGCGGCGTTCGGATCATGGCGCTGTCCAATGGGATAAAGTTCGGTACCGACACATACTACGAGTGGAAAAACATAACAATTTCCGACGTCACGATGAAAAACGTCGTCAAAGCGGGCATCGCAATCGAGGCCACCGACGGCGCGGAGGTTGACGGTGTGACGTTTGCGCGCGTAGACATGAGCGACGTCGACGCGCCGGTCTACATGACAGTCGGAAACCGCGGGCGCCAGCCGACCTCAAGGCCCGGTATGAGAATCGGATGGATTCGCAACGTAGCGTTTACGGATGTGAATTTCTTCAACGCCAAAGAAGCTCCCTACAGCTTCGAGGCCGACACACATGAAAATGTTTTGATTGGCCTGGACAACGACACGCACCGCATCCAAAACATCGCGTTTCGCAACGTGACGATGGAAATGCCGGGCGGTGCCGCCGCCGTACCCGGCTGGCCGTCCGGGACGCTGAACGGGTATCCCGAACACTACAACGTCGACGGCAAACCGAACGCCTGGGCCTACTGTATACGGTATGCCGACAATGTGACGTTCAGCAACGTCACCAACATATTGTTAAACGGCGACGCGAGGCCGGAAATCTCTTACGGCGACTACGGAGCGTCTCCGATAGAATTTGCCCGCCCTGTCACGTACGTAAGAGCTGTTTATCTCAGAGCGGCGCTGGGGACGCCGGCGAATCGGCTGAACCTGCCCGAAACCGTGCAAGTCATCGCGGACTATGATCTCACCGCGTCGGTTCCGGTTTCGTGGCGCCCAGAGGGAACATACAACCCCAACGCTGCCGGCGTTTACGCGTTTACCGGAGCACTGGGCGAGTCCCCCGGCGTCGCAAACGGCGGGGACCTCGCCGCTGTCGCGTACGTCCGCGTTGTAGAAGGCGATTCCCCCATCCCCGCGCCGCCGTCCAACGTATCGGCGTCGGTCAGCGGAAGCGCCAACCCGTCGCAGGCGATCACAATCAGCTGGACGGCGTCTTCGTCGGAAGACGTGGCCGCGTACAGCGTGTACGCCGGCATGACGCCCGATTTCGATCTGGAAAGCGCCGTGTTCTGCGGCAGGACGCCGGACCTGAGCCTGGTTTATTTGCCGGGCTCGAGGCAGGCGCTCTATTTCAAGGTTTGCGCGCTGAGCAGCTTATCCGCGGCCTCAGAACCGTCCGCCGTCTCGAATCTTGTGGTGGGCGGCATAGACCCACAGCCCGCTCCGGACATTGTCTTGCTCAATACCGACATCCGCGGCTACGAAGTCAAAAGCGTAACGGTCAGCGCCGTGGACAAAGCGGACGTGGGTGCGGCGGCCATGGCGGTCTTTGCCCGTTACGCCGAAAACGGGCGGATGACAGCCGTTTCGTCCGTCCCTTTCAGCCTGAACGGCGCCAGCCAAACGTTAGATTTGACGCTCCATCGCCCGCTCGGCTTTGAGGCACGAGACCTGGTAAAAGTTTACTTTTTAAACGCCGAAACCTTTGTACCGCTTGCGGACGCGTTGAAACTGAAGACGCCGGTTCCGGGCGACGCGAACCCCGACCTTCCCGAGGACGGTTCGACGTTGCAAATCGAAGCCGAAAACTTCGCGTATTCAACCGGCTCCGTGTCGGTCGCGGACGCGCCGGCGGGGAACACGGCGACAAGCGGCGGACGCCAAGTCGAGGGCGTAGACCAAGCTGACGCTCTCACTTACATCGTCGACGTTCCCGAAACGGGATACTACAACGTCTATGTTCGCTTTACAAGCGCCGCCAATGCGGGCGATACGGGCGGCATCCGGGTGACCGCCGGCGGCGTTGACTACGATCTCAGAAATTTTTCCAGGCCCTATAATAACAGCGATTGGAACGGGAATTACCAGTCTCTGAGATTCTGCGTCTGGCTGGAATCCGGGTTGGCGCAGCCGCTTACGATCACAAATGTCGGCAGGGACTCGTCGTCGGCCATGTCCATCAATATAGACCGCGTCGATATCCAAAAGTTCGTCCCGACCGTCATCCCAACGGATGGAAGCCCCGCGCGCATAGAGGCGGAGAACTTCATGTCAAAGAATAGCGCGCTGAGGGTCATCAACGACCATGCCCCCGGATTCGAATCCAACACATGGTATGCCAGCGCCATACTGGCGGGCGATACGGTCACATACCGTATTGAAATCGCCGAAGCGGGGGCATACAACTTCGCCGTCGCGCTGGCGAGCCAGAACAATTCGATGCAGTACCGATTGGACTGCGCCGGCCAAAGCGCGGTGTCCGAGGTCGTCGAAAGAACCAGCAGTTGGACGGCGTACCGCGAAGAGAGCGTCCGGCTTGACTTGCCGGCCGGAGTCTGGCTCTTGACTTTCACCGACACTTACAGCAGGTACAACTACGATTACATCGACGTATCCAAAGTTGACAACGCGCCTTGACGCGCGAAAACTGTTGACAACACCGCCGGCGCCGATGCCGTTGGCCTGGAAGGAGACGTATGCCCCCCGTCTGCGAACCGGCTGAATTGCCATTTGCCTTTCACAAAATGGTAGAAAATGTTAAAAAGAGGAAAATCGACTCGAAACTGGCTTGTGGCATCTCCTTCCATAAATCCATAAAGTGGGAAAAAGAAATGTGAAACAGCAAGTAAAAGTGCCGTTTT encodes:
- a CDS encoding discoidin domain-containing protein; translation: MSRAKSVAVWPIVLIIAFQLLTFHIPAVFAAPVWALGGHDVVCELEEGDLGNGTAAAASPITGFSGSGYVTGFASKGDSVSINVTAPSSGVYGFTVRSALYLKDAARGKPHAYSHVGSRGDQSITDGSWTNARYWASGVPSYVGEPRWVQVDLVEPARIAMARIRIPATWGSRTQTFSLWGGVDEDNLIELAPSKVYQFERNTSAPGLGNFVDIEFSEPVSLRYARAVFTGRSDTGADGYQVSNFELYPTSRTAELYVDGLKATEFNMSPQKIISPSDIAASGTASFDPGVPSWVEDPSGGVLLTAGAHTLSVVSGGAFPGEYNIDAVSFSAPQEMDPGVLAVINAIDALPAADCLRLGDKPAVAAARAAYDALDEAQRNLIFTYWKLAEAEARLSYLEAESDDRRPPVIGGLSVGDAVNGALWTVKENLQFGDIAYGDASAAFTAVPDDLKGAAWVSPALASNAWNGAGTLCSFTVNRDGWLYIAAIGAPAWLADYESAQEQISVGGESYHLYRKPVEAGAVLRLPAQGDARLLYIPIVKTATLSAPPDKPSISRFAPPFDTAGWYTQRTDLGPGSPLFTDDAALVTEAPQRYRGADYIQTYNGARSGISFYAERNIEVAVTLDTRASALPQWLSTWENTGLTLSATGGRSYRLYSKEYRAGEFITIPSLPTNVPDNCIIIAKPSAGGEQRTENPLAPLGEDRWDSDLGYRYYANDVFNQDGALPLSYSLKSGSASIVSNNAAEPADLAFRRIYTTSDASSAQFMNATDGLDASYWQSDAPSSWISVSLGRVKRVNVVEVRLPAAMSARGQTFGIEGAANGSDYKTLTPPQAYAFNPSSGNTVKIALAEPADVDHVRLSFSGGTACVGEFRVFGDETTGVDKYIALSSESGASLEKDFGQPIDGRAIFEFKVKPSREDNAAAVRLTGASDAVAVMLTFSADGSLYANDGGSQTKILPYRADTWYTVKIAADLNAGVYDLWVNQLRKAESLAAAAPGGVRKLAFSAEGEGSLSIDNVKAYDDTEEYLFEESFGAADFVPDGWLFTNPRAAGVADVPFASDKSLALTADGSAAKATRRIPETSGVVSFETKVKLSNAGFAAAPVITDDQNRVAAAVAFYRNNLYAVNGDNWIKIIDGESPWAYYPADNWYLIKITLNTYTNRYDLYVDGASRMKGLSFVQDVDSVSRVAYTLIDDNVCYVNSLSAYKGFDLGGGLIDKERVLNVKDAPYNAKGDGMTDDTEAIQAALDDAAFTGRTVLVDGGAFLTSTLSVRSDTTLYVSQTASILGVQDKNNYPLIETCEGLVNHAQIGRGLVFTENASNVRIEGGGVIDGNGLYGYKVNDPPQNQRLQLARPCVILSVLSHDVTIQNVSLIRSAFWTLVPMESENVAIRNVNVNSINNTPNRDGIDPVDVVNLTIENCNILAGDDGLCFKTSSFHGNRNVDVCGVRIMALSNGIKFGTDTYYEWKNITISDVTMKNVVKAGIAIEATDGAEVDGVTFARVDMSDVDAPVYMTVGNRGRQPTSRPGMRIGWIRNVAFTDVNFFNAKEAPYSFEADTHENVLIGLDNDTHRIQNIAFRNVTMEMPGGAAAVPGWPSGTLNGYPEHYNVDGKPNAWAYCIRYADNVTFSNVTNILLNGDARPEISYGDYGASPIEFARPVTYVRAVYLRAALGTPANRLNLPETVQVIADYDLTASVPVSWRPEGTYNPNAAGVYAFTGALGESPGVANGGDLAAVAYVRVVEGDSPIPAPPSNVSASVSGSANPSQAITISWTASSSEDVAAYSVYAGMTPDFDLESAVFCGRTPDLSLVYLPGSRQALYFKVCALSSLSAASEPSAVSNLVVGGIDPQPAPDIVLLNTDIRGYEVKSVTVSAVDKADVGAAAMAVFARYAENGRMTAVSSVPFSLNGASQTLDLTLHRPLGFEARDLVKVYFLNAETFVPLADALKLKTPVPGDANPDLPEDGSTLQIEAENFAYSTGSVSVADAPAGNTATSGGRQVEGVDQADALTYIVDVPETGYYNVYVRFTSAANAGDTGGIRVTAGGVDYDLRNFSRPYNNSDWNGNYQSLRFCVWLESGLAQPLTITNVGRDSSSAMSINIDRVDIQKFVPTVIPTDGSPARIEAENFMSKNSALRVINDHAPGFESNTWYASAILAGDTVTYRIEIAEAGAYNFAVALASQNNSMQYRLDCAGQSAVSEVVERTSSWTAYREESVRLDLPAGVWLLTFTDTYSRYNYDYIDVSKVDNAP